Genomic segment of Erythrobacter sp. BLCC-B19:
AATTGCCGCCTTCCATCCCGTTCATCAGGTAGCTGATGTCGTCCTGCACCACCCTGAGCGCCATCGCCGCGCGGGTCAGCGGATCGCTGCTTGCCTTGGCGATCCCGGCAACGCGGCCAGCCAGATCGCCGCCCGGCTTGATCTGCCCGGCGGTCTGGTAATGCTTGGCATGGTTGCGCGAGACCGCAGCCCAATCGGCATAGGTCGACACCTGCATCAACTCGCCAAGCTGGAAGCGCGAGGGGGCATCACCCGGCATTTCGTCGCCTTCGGGCGCGGGGAGCGTCGCCGTCCAGGTCAGGAACCCGTCCTTGGCGACCGGTTCGGGCAGCACAGCCTTGCCGAGCTTCAGGCGCTTGACCGCCATCCCTTCGGGCCATGACACCGCGACCCGCCCCTGCTGAAGCGGGAAGGGCGCGGAAATCAGCCCCGCCTGCCATTGCACGTTTTCAGCCATCGCCTGATCGGACAGGGTGATCGAATAGCTCAGCCGCAGCACATCGCCGAGCTTGGCGCCCGGCACCGGCATGGTCGCGGTCAGCGCGCCGCTGACAAGGCGGCTTTCAAGCCCCGCCTCGCGCCGCAGCACCTCGAACTTCGCCCCATCCTTCAGCACATCGATCACCGTGCCGTCCCGGATCAGCTCGACCCGGTGGATGATGAGATCGCCCTTGTCGGGCATCCAGCTGGCAGTCAGCGTCCCGAACTGGGTGAGCGCCTCGGGCGAATCGAGCGCGACTGCGGTATCGGCAAAGGTCCACAACCGGCCCTCCTCGATCCGCGCCTGCTGGTCGAGCAGCACGATGATGGTGTTGGCATCGGCCTTTTTCGGCGCAACCGTAGCGGCATCGACCCAGGCAGGCGCCTTGTCGTAGATCACCGTGTCGCCAGCATGGGCCGCCACACTGGCGGTTCCGGCAAGCAAGGCCGCGGCGAGATAGCGCATCAAAAGTCTCCCTGTTTTCAAGGCGCAGACTAGCGCGGCTGATGGATATTGCTAGTGGGCGTATGTGCGATTGGCCGGTCTAAGGGCAGGATCGCCGGGGGAATGCGAAAACGGGCCATGCTGGGCAGGATCACCAACAATTTCGCCGCGCTGACGCTGGCGGGCGTGGCGTGCGCGTGGTTCTATCCGCCCGCCTTCACCTGGATGACCGACGGCAGCATCCGCTTTGCCGGCCAGCCGCTCCTGAGCCTGGCGCTGGGCCTCATCATGCTGGCAATGGGCCTGACGCTGACCTTCGAGGATTACCGCAGCCTGACCAGGATGCCGCGCGCGCTGCTGGCAGGGGTCGGTCTGCAATTCACCATCATGCCGCTGTCGGGCTTTGCCGTGGCGAAGGTGCTGGGGCTGGAGCCGGGGCTGGCGGTCGGCCTGATCCTTGTCGCCTGCTGCCCCGGGGGCACCGCGTCGAACATCGTCACCTATATAGCCCGCGGTCACGTGGCACTTTCGGTGGCGATGACGATGGCCTCGACGCTGGCCGCGGTAGTGCTGACCCCGCTGCTGACCGGGTGGCTGGCCGGGGCTTACGTCGAGATCGACCGGCTGAACCTGCTCGTCCAGATGGTTGGCGTGGTGCTGGTGCCGGTGGTGCTGGGCACCCTGCTCAACCGACTCTTCCCGCGCGCGGCCGAGGCGGTGAACGGGGTGCTGCCGCTGGTCGCAATCGTGCTGGTGGTGCTGATCGTGGGCGGGATCGTCGGCGGCTCCAAGGCGCAAATCATGGAGCACGCAGGGGTGCTGCTGCTGGCGACCTTCCTGCTGCACGCACTGGGCTTTGCACTGGGCTACCTTCTGGCCCGCGTACTGGGGCTGGGCGAGGTGGAAGCGCGCACGATCAGCATTGAGGTGGGGATGCAGAATTCGGGTCTCGGTTCGGGCCTCGCAAAAACCCCCGCCTTCGCCGCGCAGTTCGCCAACGCGACGCAAGCCGCCCTCGCGCCCGTGCCCGCCGCGATCTCGGCGGTGTGGCACGTGCTGATCGGGAGCCTGCTCGCGGGGATCTGGCGGCGGCGATAGTCGTCATCCCGGCGAAGGCCGGGACCCAGAGCGGCAGGCGCCGCCCCTGACCCACTGGGCCCCGGCCTTCGCCGGGGTGACGATCAGGAGAATTGGCCCCGCTTCGGCCCGAGATAGCCGAACAGATAGGCCCCCACTTTCCGCATCTGGATCTCCTCGCTGCCTTCCGTGATCCGATACCGGCGGTGGTGGCGGTAGATGTGCTCGAAGGGCTTGTGGCGCGAATAGCCAATGCCGCCGTGGACCTGCATCGCCCGGTCGGCCGCCTCGCACACCAGCCGGTTCGCCCAGTAATTGCACATCGAGACCTTGTCGGAGATGGTCTTCTCGATCTGCTCGTGGGGCATATTGTCCATCTCCCACGCGGTCTTGAAGATCAGGAGCCGCAGCATTTCCGCCTGCGTCGCCAGTTCCACCAGCGGGAACTGGATACCCTGATTGCGGGCCAATTCCTCTCCGAAGGGCTTCCTCTCCCGCGCGTATTTGACGCTCTCGTCGATGCAGTAGAGCGCCGCGCCGCAGCTTGACGCCGCCTGCCGGATGCGGTTCTGGTGGACGAAGCTCTGCGCCAGCGCGAGGCCGCGGCCTTCCACGCCGAGGATCGCGCTATCGGGCACCCAGACGTTGGTCACGCTGAGGCGCGGGTGATCGGTGGGCATGTTGAAGGTCCACATCCACTCCTCGATTGCGAGGCCGGGGGTGGGGTTGGGGACGAGGAAGCAGGTGATCCCGCTCGCGTCCCCCGCGCTTCCGCTGGTGCGCGCGAACATCGCGCAGTGGGTGGCGACGTGCATCCCGGTGATCCACATCTTCTCGCCGTTGATCAGCCAGCCGTCGACCCCATCGCGGGTCTCGCGCACGGCATGGGTCTCCATGTGGGTGGCGTCCGATCCGTGATGCGGTTCGGTCAACCCGAAGGCGACGCGCCGCGTGCGCTCGAAGCCGCCGAGGATGAATTCCTGTTTCTGCTCCTCCGTCCCCCACTGGTCGAACATGGCGACGAAGGGGAAGTTGCCGACGATGCTGTGCTCGTTCTGGAGATCGTTGTGCAGCCCGAGGCCAGCCCGCGCAAAGTGCTCGCGGATCACCGCCATCCAGAGGTTGCTGCCGTCCTTGCCGCCATAGCGCTTGGGCGCGGAGAAGCGCCAATGGCCCGCCTTGTCCGCGCGGCGGGTGGCCTCTTTCAGCAGTTCCTCCCACTCGTGCCGGGGCAACCCGCCCGCTTCGAAGTCCGTCCGCGCATATTCGCGGCGGTGGTCGAAGAAGCGGATGTTGTCGTCCTGCTGCTCCAGGGGCTTGATCTCGGCGGCGATGAAGGCGTCGAGTTCGTCGAGGTAGGCTTGCAGGTCGGGGGGAAGCGCGAAGTCCATGGGTTATTCCTCTCCAAGCCACTTCTTCCGCGCCGCTTTGAGCGCAGGGTATTTGGGAACGTCTGCGCTCAACTTTTGTAGTGCCGACGATCTCAAGTCAGCTAGCAATCCCGATGATTTGACCGATTTCTCGCCCACCAAGAGTGCCTCCGACAGCAGGTAGTCGCCTGGATAGTGCAGCAGGTCATCCTCACGGGCGATCATGCCAAGTGCGTTCCGTGCGACCGCCAATTGAAAGCGGTCATGCCCGGTCAGCTTGTCCTTCAGGGTATCGAGCCACTCGGCGATGGCGGTAGCCATCTCCGCCTGATTGGCCTCGCCGAGATAAGTGCAGGACATATCGGGGAGGACAACTGGCCGTCCCCGCTCTTCCTCCGACGCGTCCTCCTCCAGCAGCAGCAGCAGATCGAGCTCCTGCTCGCTCGTCCG
This window contains:
- a CDS encoding bile acid:sodium symporter family protein produces the protein MLGRITNNFAALTLAGVACAWFYPPAFTWMTDGSIRFAGQPLLSLALGLIMLAMGLTLTFEDYRSLTRMPRALLAGVGLQFTIMPLSGFAVAKVLGLEPGLAVGLILVACCPGGTASNIVTYIARGHVALSVAMTMASTLAAVVLTPLLTGWLAGAYVEIDRLNLLVQMVGVVLVPVVLGTLLNRLFPRAAEAVNGVLPLVAIVLVVLIVGGIVGGSKAQIMEHAGVLLLATFLLHALGFALGYLLARVLGLGEVEARTISIEVGMQNSGLGSGLAKTPAFAAQFANATQAALAPVPAAISAVWHVLIGSLLAGIWRRR
- a CDS encoding acyl-CoA dehydrogenase family protein: MDFALPPDLQAYLDELDAFIAAEIKPLEQQDDNIRFFDHRREYARTDFEAGGLPRHEWEELLKEATRRADKAGHWRFSAPKRYGGKDGSNLWMAVIREHFARAGLGLHNDLQNEHSIVGNFPFVAMFDQWGTEEQKQEFILGGFERTRRVAFGLTEPHHGSDATHMETHAVRETRDGVDGWLINGEKMWITGMHVATHCAMFARTSGSAGDASGITCFLVPNPTPGLAIEEWMWTFNMPTDHPRLSVTNVWVPDSAILGVEGRGLALAQSFVHQNRIRQAASSCGAALYCIDESVKYARERKPFGEELARNQGIQFPLVELATQAEMLRLLIFKTAWEMDNMPHEQIEKTISDKVSMCNYWANRLVCEAADRAMQVHGGIGYSRHKPFEHIYRHHRRYRITEGSEEIQMRKVGAYLFGYLGPKRGQFS